A region of Massilia sp. WG5 DNA encodes the following proteins:
- a CDS encoding haloacid dehalogenase type II produces MPQSTDRPVLLLFDINETLLDLAPLRASIERLLPGGAELWFTTMLHYATALNLAGRFEPLPEVGAAALRMLAEGRGLNLSPQQAQAAIAPITRLPAHPDAAPALARLRRAGFGLAALSNSTSAGLRAQLAFAGLAPLFDAQFSVQDFGVYKPNPQVYRGAASRMRVAPGQAMLVAAHGWDLAGASLAGVRTAFVCRGKQRPFPLADEPEMIVQDLSELAGRLGA; encoded by the coding sequence ATGCCCCAAAGCACGGACCGTCCCGTCCTCCTGCTGTTCGACATCAACGAAACCCTGCTCGACCTGGCCCCGCTGCGGGCCAGCATCGAGCGCCTCCTTCCAGGCGGCGCCGAGCTCTGGTTCACCACCATGCTGCACTACGCAACCGCGCTGAACCTGGCCGGGCGCTTCGAGCCGCTGCCCGAGGTCGGGGCGGCGGCGCTGCGCATGCTGGCCGAAGGCCGCGGCCTGAACCTGAGCCCGCAGCAGGCGCAGGCGGCGATCGCGCCGATCACGCGCCTGCCCGCGCACCCGGACGCGGCCCCTGCGCTGGCGCGCCTGCGTCGCGCCGGATTCGGCCTGGCGGCGCTGTCGAATTCGACCAGCGCCGGCCTGCGCGCCCAGCTGGCCTTCGCCGGCCTGGCGCCGCTGTTCGACGCCCAGTTCAGCGTACAGGATTTCGGGGTCTACAAGCCGAACCCGCAGGTCTACCGGGGCGCGGCGTCGCGCATGCGGGTCGCGCCCGGGCAGGCGATGCTGGTCGCGGCGCACGGCTGGGACCTGGCCGGCGCCAGCCTGGCCGGGGTGCGCACCGCCTTCGTCTGCCGCGGCAAGCAGCGGCCGTTCCCGCTGGCCGATGAACCGGAGATGATCGTGCAGGACCTGTCCGAGCTGGCCGGCCGGCTGGGCGCCTGA
- a CDS encoding LysE family translocator — protein sequence MLTPEQLFAFLAAAILLTLSPGPDNMMVLGIGMAKGRMRGMAFGLGCALGCLSHTLLAAIGVSALIAASPLAFTTLKVCGGLYLAWMGFNAIRSRGGAAASRAEGVTESARTLFFRGVFANAINPKVALFFLSFLPQFVAAQRGDANLQTALLGLAFTAQAAVLFGLLGFFSGAVGAWLARRPRAGMWMDRIAGAIFIALGLRLIVAR from the coding sequence ATGCTGACACCAGAACAATTATTCGCTTTCCTGGCTGCGGCCATCCTGCTGACCCTGTCTCCCGGCCCCGACAATATGATGGTGCTGGGCATCGGCATGGCCAAGGGCCGGATGCGCGGCATGGCCTTCGGCCTCGGCTGCGCGCTCGGCTGCCTCAGCCATACACTGCTGGCGGCGATCGGCGTCAGCGCCCTGATCGCGGCCTCGCCGCTGGCCTTCACGACCCTGAAAGTATGCGGCGGCCTGTATCTGGCCTGGATGGGTTTCAATGCCATCAGGAGCCGCGGCGGCGCGGCCGCAAGCCGCGCCGAAGGCGTGACGGAATCGGCCCGCACCCTGTTCTTCCGCGGCGTGTTCGCGAACGCGATCAATCCGAAGGTGGCGCTGTTCTTCCTGTCCTTCCTGCCGCAGTTCGTGGCAGCACAGCGCGGCGACGCCAACCTGCAGACCGCCCTGCTCGGCCTCGCCTTCACGGCCCAGGCCGCAGTCCTGTTCGGCCTGCTGGGCTTCTTTTCCGGCGCGGTCGGCGCCTGGCTGGCGCGCCGCCCGCGCGCCGGCATGTGGATGGACCGGATCGCCGGCGCGATCTTCATCGCGCTCGGCCTGCGCCTGATCGTGGCGCGCTGA
- a CDS encoding metallophosphoesterase yields the protein MRPSKRHRPFRHATERVLNTLLMKGWAAALSYRLGGHGVLGVTRYEIELGPEQRLPRPLRIAFASDFHAGPTTHPAIFDALLAQLAHERPDVLLLGGDYVSFDAGHVRALSGFLRAARAPLGTYAVMGNHDVWNGGEEIAAVLAAGGAEVLVNRNTALPAPFGAVSICGIDDPWTGAPSAEATFDGAGAVRIYLMHSPDGLWCLKGQRFDLGLAGHTHGGQVVRRNGEPFKRPSGPYSREYRHGRFEIEGNGPLVVGRGIGCAGIPLRMHADPELVICTVR from the coding sequence ATGAGACCAAGCAAGCGCCACCGGCCTTTTCGCCACGCCACCGAGCGGGTACTGAACACCCTGCTGATGAAGGGCTGGGCGGCAGCGCTGAGCTACCGCCTGGGCGGCCACGGCGTGCTGGGCGTGACCCGCTACGAGATCGAGCTGGGCCCGGAGCAGCGACTGCCGCGCCCGCTCAGGATCGCCTTCGCCTCGGATTTCCATGCCGGCCCGACCACCCATCCCGCCATCTTCGACGCCCTGCTGGCCCAACTGGCGCACGAGCGCCCCGACGTCCTGCTGCTGGGCGGCGACTATGTCTCCTTCGACGCCGGCCACGTGCGCGCATTGTCCGGTTTCCTGCGCGCGGCCCGGGCGCCGCTCGGGACCTATGCGGTGATGGGCAACCACGACGTCTGGAACGGCGGCGAGGAGATCGCCGCGGTGCTGGCGGCCGGCGGTGCCGAGGTGCTGGTCAACCGCAACACCGCGCTGCCGGCGCCCTTCGGCGCGGTCAGCATCTGCGGGATCGACGACCCCTGGACCGGCGCGCCCTCGGCCGAGGCCACCTTCGACGGCGCCGGGGCGGTGCGGATCTACCTGATGCATTCGCCGGACGGGCTGTGGTGCCTGAAGGGCCAGCGCTTCGATCTCGGCCTGGCCGGCCACACGCACGGCGGGCAGGTGGTGCGCCGCAACGGCGAACCCTTCAAGCGCCCGAGCGGCCCGTATTCGCGCGAATACCGGCACGGACGCTTCGAGATCGAGGGCAACGGGCCGCTGGTCGTCGGCCGCGGCATCGGCTGCGCCGGCATCCCGCTGCGCATGCATGCCGATCCGGAGCTGGTGATCTGCACCGTCCGCTGA
- a CDS encoding amino acid permease produces the protein MSLFRTKNLDTMVASAGKPGGLKKVLGPFDLILMGIGAIVGTGIFVLTGTGALTAGPALTVSFIIAAIACGFAAMCYAEFASTVPIAGSIYTYSYAVLGELVAWMIGWDLLLEYGLATSTVAVGWSGYFQSLLHGVGVDLPAALSAAPGARPGIDTVMNLPALLIMLFLTWMLSLGVRESARVNNVMVVIKISVVVLFILFGFSHVNTANWQPYAPFGASGIMSAAALVFFAFIGFDAVTSAAEEVKNPKRDLPIGIIGSLAICTILYVIVSAIMTGIVPFKLFEGVDHPVSLALQHAGVNWLARWTDLGAILGMTTVMLVMAYGQTRILFAMSRDGLLPAKLSTVHPKYGTPYFATWLVGILFGVIAAFVPLNVLAELVNIGTLAAFCLVSVAVVVLRKKRPDLKRAFRCPGVPVVPAIAVVFCLVLMSFLSAVTWIAFLIWLAIGLLVYFGYARSRSLLHGATQS, from the coding sequence GTGAGTCTTTTTAGAACCAAGAATCTCGACACCATGGTCGCCTCGGCCGGCAAACCCGGCGGGCTGAAAAAGGTGCTCGGGCCCTTCGACCTGATCCTGATGGGAATCGGCGCCATCGTCGGCACCGGTATCTTCGTCCTGACCGGCACCGGCGCGCTGACCGCCGGCCCGGCACTGACCGTGTCCTTCATCATCGCCGCGATCGCCTGCGGCTTCGCCGCCATGTGCTATGCCGAGTTCGCGTCCACCGTGCCGATCGCCGGTTCGATCTACACCTACAGCTATGCCGTGCTGGGCGAGCTGGTGGCATGGATGATCGGCTGGGACTTGCTGCTCGAGTATGGCTTGGCGACCTCGACCGTTGCGGTCGGCTGGTCGGGCTACTTCCAATCGCTGCTGCACGGCGTCGGCGTCGACCTGCCGGCAGCCCTGAGCGCGGCGCCGGGCGCGCGCCCGGGCATCGATACGGTCATGAACCTGCCGGCGCTGCTCATCATGCTGTTCCTGACCTGGATGCTGTCGCTGGGCGTGCGCGAATCGGCCCGCGTCAACAACGTCATGGTGGTCATCAAGATTTCGGTCGTGGTGCTGTTCATCCTGTTCGGCTTCAGCCATGTGAACACCGCCAACTGGCAGCCGTACGCGCCCTTCGGCGCCTCGGGCATCATGAGCGCCGCGGCGCTGGTGTTCTTCGCCTTCATCGGCTTCGACGCCGTGACCTCGGCCGCCGAGGAAGTCAAGAATCCGAAGCGCGACCTGCCGATCGGCATCATCGGCTCGCTGGCGATCTGCACCATCCTGTACGTGATCGTGTCGGCCATCATGACCGGCATCGTGCCGTTCAAGCTGTTCGAAGGCGTTGACCACCCGGTGTCGCTGGCACTGCAGCACGCCGGCGTCAACTGGCTGGCCCGCTGGACCGATCTGGGCGCGATCCTGGGCATGACCACCGTGATGCTGGTGATGGCCTATGGCCAGACCCGCATCCTGTTCGCCATGTCGCGCGACGGCCTGCTGCCGGCCAAGCTGTCGACCGTGCACCCGAAATACGGCACCCCTTACTTCGCCACCTGGCTGGTCGGCATTCTGTTCGGCGTGATCGCCGCCTTCGTGCCGCTGAACGTGCTGGCCGAGCTGGTCAACATCGGCACGCTGGCCGCGTTCTGCCTGGTGTCGGTGGCCGTGGTCGTGCTGCGCAAGAAGCGCCCGGACCTGAAGCGCGCCTTCCGCTGCCCGGGCGTGCCGGTCGTGCCGGCGATCGCCGTGGTGTTCTGCCTGGTCCTGATGAGCTTCCTGAGCGCCGTCACCTGGATCGCCTTCCTGATCTGGCTGGCGATCGGCCTGCTGGTCTACTTCGGCTACGCGCGCAGCCGCTCGCTGCTGCACGGCGCGACCCAGTCGTGA
- a CDS encoding iron-containing redox enzyme family protein: MTTTFAMDTPELETAPEARASQGAASSKALYFQLLDTPQQAAAASCNYLLAQIEAARQEPCDLPEALWELPGWIQGRAEAVGIAYREYLAARKNGAPRRYFGSKSHALYFLKGAAPTKLVDGAWLYGTLPRWENPDFHPLIKTYLEELGDGVPDKNHVTLYRRLLAAHGCEHWESLPEDHFVQGAIQLALAYNADRFLPEAIGYNLGYEQLPLHLLITSYELNELGIDPYYFTLHVTVDNAGSGHAHKAVQALRHLMAQSSDPANFFRRVLDGYRLNELGACTTSIIAAFDLEAELVEIFTAKATVGRNMHSDYCRVAGRSINDWLGEPKQIPAFLAAMEGAGWIKRGEDVENSRFWRLIQGERAEMFGVFSSYEQQVLRDWITSPRDADASSRTTRVLSHRARQRTLDTLNQHAGRSGYPERGLIRRHAAGSAQGDSELRELEEKVASSAGKPEAMAMLAGLMSPSVHHTAIGLMATRMYSQLLDA; this comes from the coding sequence ATGACTACCACGTTCGCGATGGACACGCCTGAGCTGGAGACCGCGCCGGAAGCGCGCGCAAGCCAGGGCGCTGCAAGCTCGAAAGCACTGTATTTCCAACTGCTCGATACGCCCCAGCAAGCTGCTGCGGCATCGTGCAACTACCTGCTGGCCCAGATCGAAGCGGCGCGCCAGGAACCCTGCGACCTGCCCGAAGCGCTGTGGGAACTCCCCGGCTGGATCCAGGGCCGCGCCGAAGCGGTCGGCATCGCCTACCGCGAATACCTGGCCGCGCGCAAGAACGGCGCCCCGCGCCGCTACTTCGGCAGCAAGTCGCATGCGCTGTACTTCCTGAAGGGCGCGGCGCCGACCAAGCTGGTCGACGGCGCCTGGCTGTACGGCACCCTGCCGCGCTGGGAAAACCCCGATTTCCACCCGCTCATCAAGACCTACCTGGAAGAACTCGGCGACGGCGTGCCGGACAAGAATCACGTGACCCTGTACCGCCGCCTGCTGGCCGCGCACGGTTGCGAACACTGGGAGAGTTTGCCGGAAGACCATTTCGTCCAGGGCGCGATCCAGCTGGCGCTGGCCTACAACGCCGACCGTTTCCTGCCCGAGGCGATCGGCTACAACCTCGGCTACGAGCAATTGCCGCTGCACCTGCTGATCACGTCCTACGAGCTGAACGAACTGGGCATCGACCCCTACTACTTCACCCTGCACGTCACGGTCGACAATGCCGGCAGCGGCCACGCGCACAAGGCGGTGCAGGCGCTGCGCCACCTGATGGCGCAATCGAGCGACCCGGCCAACTTCTTCCGCCGCGTGCTGGACGGCTACCGCCTGAACGAGCTGGGCGCCTGCACCACCTCGATCATCGCCGCCTTCGACCTCGAAGCGGAGCTGGTGGAGATCTTCACGGCCAAGGCCACGGTCGGCCGCAACATGCACTCGGATTACTGCCGGGTCGCCGGCCGCTCGATCAACGACTGGCTGGGCGAGCCGAAGCAGATCCCGGCCTTCCTGGCGGCGATGGAAGGCGCCGGCTGGATCAAGCGCGGCGAAGACGTCGAGAACAGCCGTTTCTGGCGCCTGATCCAGGGCGAGCGCGCCGAAATGTTCGGGGTCTTCTCCAGCTACGAGCAGCAGGTGCTGCGCGACTGGATCACCAGCCCGCGCGATGCGGACGCGAGCTCGCGCACCACGCGCGTGCTGAGCCACCGCGCGCGCCAGCGCACCCTCGACACCCTGAACCAGCATGCCGGCAGGAGTGGCTATCCGGAGCGCGGCCTGATCCGCCGCCATGCGGCAGGCAGCGCCCAGGGCGACAGCGAGCTGCGCGAGCTGGAAGAGAAGGTCGCGTCGAGCGCCGGCAAGCCGGAAGCGATGGCGATGCTGGCGGGCCTGATGTCGCCGTCGGTGCACCACACGGCGATCGGCCTGATGGCGACGCGCATGTATTCGCAACTGCTGGACGCCTGA
- the cphA gene encoding cyanophycin synthetase, with protein MQILEQRFLRGPNIHADTPCLLSVLDLGDLYGVSTRELPQFNEALLTLLPSLADYLVPTGQPGGFAQRLREGTYLARVVEHVTLGLQCLAGAPASFGRTRPVTGTPGQYRVVCAYQIEKVAQPAFELAVEIVDALAHGGRFDNMAARLEELRELAEHYAIGTSTAAVLAAAHERGIPVQRITEDANLFQLGWGVKQKRIQATITGETSNIAVRIASDKQLTKQLLLEAGVPVPEGETVTSIDDALRVARRLAVPVTVKPLDANQGKGVTVDCRTPEEVEQAYAFARKHGRRIIVERYVQGRDYRVFVAAGRVAAASCRRPAHVLGDGRHSIRELVAIENRNPARGEGHTNILTQIALDAHAEDMLRKQGYAPDSVPAEGITVELRGNANLSTGGTAEDVTDLLPESTRRICVRAASKIGLDVAGIDIVCRDISVPLASQGGAVIEVNAAPGIRMHQYPSSGAPRDAGDAIVEGLMGASDGRIPIIACTGTNGKTTTTLLIAHTTRLAGRVTGVTTTHGVYIDGKQITKGDCTGYWSARTVLSAPEVEIAVLETARGGILKRGLAFDRCDVGIVLNVSPDHLGLDGIDTIEDLAQVKAVVPLSSTRAAVLNAEDPLCVAMARRVRPDVELVYFSMEADNPVLLRHLEEGGRAAYLQDNAIVLADGNVHQELLRVESMPISMGGRARYNIANGLAAAAGLMAAGFSNLQIATGLSTFVSDGKTNPLRTNVFEVRGVTVIVDYAHNPAAYAALAEMARSLLPGQLVGIVTAPGDRRDEDLLEVGRICAARFDELVVYESSSRGRAYGGAVDLILQGAEQVVGKTDTLHREPEVGEAIRLGLSLCERGDVLVFACGSSLDVFVNAIREMDPESAERIAAQVG; from the coding sequence GTGCAAATTCTCGAACAACGATTCCTGCGTGGCCCGAACATTCACGCGGATACGCCCTGCCTGCTGTCCGTGCTCGACCTGGGCGACCTGTACGGGGTCTCGACCCGCGAGCTCCCGCAGTTCAACGAAGCCCTGCTGACCCTCTTGCCCTCGCTGGCCGACTATCTGGTGCCGACCGGCCAGCCCGGCGGCTTCGCCCAGCGCCTGCGCGAAGGCACCTACCTGGCGCGCGTGGTGGAACACGTGACCCTGGGCCTGCAATGCCTGGCCGGCGCCCCGGCCAGCTTCGGCCGCACCCGTCCCGTGACCGGCACGCCCGGCCAGTACCGCGTCGTGTGCGCCTACCAGATCGAGAAGGTGGCGCAGCCGGCCTTCGAGCTGGCGGTCGAGATCGTCGACGCGCTGGCGCACGGCGGCCGCTTCGATAACATGGCGGCGCGCCTGGAAGAGCTGCGCGAGCTGGCCGAGCACTATGCGATCGGCACCTCCACCGCCGCGGTGCTGGCCGCCGCGCACGAGCGCGGCATCCCGGTCCAGCGCATCACCGAGGACGCCAACCTGTTCCAGCTCGGCTGGGGCGTGAAGCAGAAGCGCATCCAGGCCACCATCACGGGCGAGACCAGCAATATCGCGGTGCGCATCGCCAGCGACAAGCAGCTCACCAAGCAGCTGCTGCTGGAAGCGGGCGTGCCGGTGCCGGAAGGCGAGACCGTCACCTCGATCGACGACGCGCTGCGCGTCGCGCGCAGGCTGGCGGTGCCGGTCACCGTCAAGCCGCTCGACGCCAACCAGGGCAAGGGCGTGACGGTCGATTGCCGCACCCCGGAGGAAGTCGAGCAGGCCTATGCCTTCGCCCGCAAGCACGGGCGCCGCATCATCGTCGAGCGTTACGTCCAGGGTCGCGACTACCGCGTGTTCGTGGCCGCCGGCCGGGTCGCCGCGGCATCCTGCCGGCGTCCGGCCCATGTGCTGGGCGACGGCCGCCACAGCATCCGCGAACTGGTGGCGATCGAAAACCGCAATCCGGCGCGCGGCGAGGGGCATACGAATATCCTGACCCAGATCGCGCTCGACGCCCATGCCGAAGACATGCTGCGCAAGCAGGGCTATGCGCCGGATTCGGTGCCGGCGGAGGGCATCACGGTCGAACTGCGCGGCAACGCGAACCTCTCCACCGGCGGCACCGCCGAGGACGTGACCGACCTGCTGCCGGAATCGACACGCCGCATCTGCGTGCGCGCGGCCAGCAAGATCGGCCTGGACGTGGCCGGCATCGACATCGTCTGCCGCGACATCAGCGTGCCGCTGGCCTCGCAGGGCGGGGCGGTGATCGAGGTGAACGCCGCGCCCGGCATCCGCATGCACCAGTACCCGAGCAGCGGCGCACCGCGCGACGCCGGCGACGCGATCGTCGAAGGTCTGATGGGCGCCTCGGACGGCCGCATCCCGATCATCGCCTGTACCGGCACCAACGGCAAGACCACCACCACGCTGCTGATCGCGCACACCACCCGCCTGGCCGGCCGCGTCACCGGCGTGACGACCACCCACGGCGTCTACATCGACGGCAAGCAGATCACCAAGGGCGACTGCACCGGCTACTGGTCGGCGCGCACGGTGCTTTCCGCGCCGGAGGTCGAGATCGCGGTGCTGGAGACGGCGCGCGGCGGCATCCTGAAGCGCGGCCTGGCCTTCGACCGCTGCGACGTCGGCATCGTGCTGAACGTCTCGCCCGACCACCTGGGCCTGGACGGCATCGACACCATCGAAGACCTGGCCCAGGTCAAGGCCGTGGTGCCGCTCTCAAGCACCCGCGCGGCGGTGCTGAACGCCGAAGACCCGCTGTGCGTCGCGATGGCGCGCCGCGTGCGCCCGGACGTCGAACTGGTCTACTTCTCGATGGAAGCCGACAATCCGGTCCTGCTGCGCCACCTGGAAGAGGGCGGCCGCGCCGCCTACCTGCAGGACAATGCGATCGTGCTCGCCGACGGCAACGTGCACCAGGAACTGCTGCGCGTGGAGAGCATGCCGATCTCGATGGGCGGCCGCGCGCGCTACAACATCGCCAACGGCCTGGCGGCGGCGGCCGGGCTGATGGCGGCGGGTTTCTCCAACCTGCAGATCGCCACCGGCCTGTCCACGTTTGTCAGCGACGGCAAGACGAATCCCCTGCGCACCAACGTGTTCGAGGTGCGCGGCGTGACCGTGATCGTCGATTACGCGCACAACCCGGCGGCCTATGCCGCGCTGGCCGAGATGGCGCGCTCGCTGCTGCCGGGCCAGCTGGTCGGCATCGTCACCGCGCCGGGGGACCGCCGCGACGAAGACCTGCTCGAGGTCGGGCGCATCTGCGCCGCGCGCTTCGACGAGCTGGTGGTGTATGAATCCTCGAGCCGCGGCCGGGCCTACGGCGGCGCGGTCGACCTGATCCTGCAGGGCGCGGAACAGGTGGTCGGCAAGACCGACACCCTGCACCGCGAACCGGAGGTGGGCGAAGCGATCCGCCTGGGCCTGTCGCTGTGCGAACGCGGGGATGTGCTGGTGTTTGCCTGCGGGTCTTCGCTGGACGTGTTCGTGAATGCGATCCGGGAGATGGATCCGGAGAGTGCGGAGCGGATTGCGGCGCAGGTGGGCTGA
- the cphA gene encoding cyanophycin synthetase, whose protein sequence is MRITEQRFLRGPNLYAATPCLLAVVDASGLDPAEHLAGLGARLLARLPGMAPEAAARLSDCASPAEALEPVAMELQRLAGAPGGFSQTIVDPAAPARVRVVCGYTLEQVAGAALRTARELIEAMLAHAPFGLEAALDELRDTARRHAIGTSTGAVIAAAHKRGIPSLRLLEDANLFQLGWGSKQKRLQATITGATNNIAVGIASDKQLTKTLLDQAGCPVPAGETVTSLAQAQRVARRLGCVTIKPLDANQGKGVTVACSTPEDVERAFEFARKYGRHVIVEEYLRGRDYRVLVTGRKVAAASWRRPPHVVGDGVHSVRQLVETENANPARGDGHTNILTRIPLDELALQVLAQQGWTLDDVPPECAAVDLRGSANLSTGGTAEDVTDLLPEETRDICIRAARTIGLDVAGIDIVCQDISKPLREQRGGIIEVNAAPGIRMHQYPSRGTPRDAGAAIVDTLFGEDDGRIPVIGVTGTNGKTTTTLLIANAARMAGLRTGVTTTEGVFIDGQQIAKGDCTGYRSARSVLTSPDVDFAVLESARGGILKRGLAYDRCDVAVVLNVSADHLGLDGVDTVEELAKVKAVVARRAARAVVLNAEDDHCVAMASGLADSVELLYFSLDADNPHLLRHLDHGGRAVYLEDNTIVLANGARHEAVVDVRQMPVTLNGAARYNIANSLAAAAALAASGFDNAEIAEGLRSFVSDWKSNPLRSNLFDVDGVTVIVDYAHNSAAYAALAETARAMSPGRLVGVVAAPGDRRDSDLVDIGATCASGFDELVIYETENRGRAAGTVAARLVEGVRLAKFEEDHLQVELDVHQAIRAGLARCEKGDVLLFGCGSDISELLEAIRPQKPEVAKRIETEAA, encoded by the coding sequence ATGAGAATCACCGAACAACGCTTCCTGCGCGGCCCCAATCTGTACGCCGCCACCCCCTGCCTGCTGGCCGTCGTCGACGCCAGCGGGCTCGACCCCGCCGAGCACCTGGCCGGCCTCGGTGCGCGCCTGCTGGCCCGGCTGCCCGGCATGGCGCCCGAGGCCGCGGCGCGCCTGTCCGACTGCGCCTCGCCGGCCGAGGCGTTGGAACCGGTGGCGATGGAGCTGCAGCGCCTCGCCGGCGCGCCGGGCGGCTTCAGCCAGACCATCGTCGATCCGGCCGCCCCGGCACGGGTCCGCGTGGTGTGCGGCTACACCCTCGAACAGGTCGCCGGCGCTGCCCTGCGCACGGCGCGCGAGCTGATCGAGGCCATGCTCGCGCACGCACCCTTCGGGCTCGAGGCCGCGCTGGACGAGCTGCGCGACACTGCCCGGCGCCATGCGATCGGCACCAGTACCGGCGCGGTCATCGCCGCCGCCCACAAGCGCGGCATTCCGAGCCTGCGCCTGCTTGAGGACGCCAACCTGTTCCAGCTCGGCTGGGGCAGCAAGCAGAAACGCCTGCAGGCGACCATTACCGGCGCCACCAACAATATCGCGGTCGGCATCGCCAGCGACAAGCAGCTGACCAAGACCCTGCTCGACCAGGCCGGCTGCCCGGTCCCGGCCGGCGAGACCGTCACGTCGCTGGCCCAGGCCCAGCGCGTGGCGCGTCGCCTCGGTTGCGTGACCATCAAACCGCTCGACGCCAACCAGGGCAAGGGCGTCACCGTCGCCTGCTCGACGCCGGAAGACGTCGAACGCGCCTTCGAGTTCGCGCGCAAGTACGGCCGCCACGTGATCGTCGAAGAGTACCTGCGCGGGCGCGATTACCGCGTGCTGGTCACCGGCCGCAAGGTCGCCGCCGCCTCCTGGCGCCGTCCGCCGCATGTGGTCGGCGACGGCGTGCACAGCGTCCGCCAACTCGTCGAAACCGAGAATGCGAATCCGGCACGCGGCGACGGCCACACCAACATCCTGACCAGGATCCCGCTGGACGAGCTGGCGCTGCAGGTGCTGGCCCAGCAGGGCTGGACGCTGGACGACGTGCCGCCCGAATGCGCCGCGGTCGACCTGCGCGGCAGCGCCAACCTCTCGACCGGCGGCACCGCCGAGGACGTGACCGACCTGCTGCCTGAAGAAACGCGCGATATCTGCATCCGCGCCGCCCGCACCATCGGACTGGACGTGGCCGGCATCGACATCGTGTGCCAGGACATTTCGAAGCCCCTGCGCGAACAGCGCGGCGGCATCATCGAGGTGAACGCGGCGCCCGGCATCCGCATGCACCAGTACCCGAGCCGCGGCACCCCGCGCGACGCCGGCGCCGCCATCGTCGACACCCTGTTCGGCGAGGACGACGGCCGGATTCCGGTGATCGGCGTGACCGGCACCAACGGCAAGACCACCACCACCCTGCTGATCGCCAACGCGGCGCGCATGGCCGGCCTGCGCACCGGCGTGACCACCACCGAGGGCGTGTTCATCGACGGCCAGCAGATCGCCAAGGGCGACTGCACCGGCTACCGTTCGGCGCGCAGCGTGCTGACCTCGCCGGACGTCGACTTCGCGGTGCTGGAGAGCGCGCGGGGCGGCATCCTCAAGCGCGGCCTGGCCTACGACCGCTGCGACGTCGCCGTGGTGCTGAACGTCTCCGCCGACCATCTCGGCCTGGATGGCGTCGACACGGTCGAGGAACTGGCGAAGGTGAAGGCGGTGGTCGCGCGGCGCGCCGCGCGCGCCGTGGTGCTCAACGCCGAGGACGACCACTGCGTGGCGATGGCTTCCGGACTGGCCGACAGCGTCGAGCTGCTGTACTTCTCGCTGGACGCCGACAATCCGCACCTGCTGCGCCACCTGGACCACGGCGGCCGCGCCGTCTACCTGGAAGACAATACGATCGTGCTCGCCAACGGGGCGCGCCACGAAGCCGTCGTCGACGTGCGCCAGATGCCGGTAACGCTGAACGGCGCGGCGCGCTACAACATCGCCAACAGCCTGGCGGCGGCCGCCGCGCTGGCAGCCAGCGGTTTCGACAACGCGGAAATCGCGGAGGGACTGCGGTCCTTCGTCTCCGACTGGAAGAGCAATCCGCTGCGCTCGAACCTGTTCGACGTCGACGGCGTGACCGTGATCGTCGACTACGCCCACAACAGCGCCGCCTATGCCGCCCTGGCCGAGACCGCGCGCGCGATGTCGCCGGGCCGCCTGGTCGGCGTGGTGGCCGCGCCGGGCGACCGCCGCGACAGCGACCTGGTCGACATCGGCGCCACCTGCGCCTCGGGCTTCGACGAACTGGTGATCTACGAGACCGAGAACCGCGGCCGCGCCGCCGGGACCGTGGCGGCCAGGCTGGTCGAGGGCGTGCGCCTGGCGAAGTTCGAGGAAGACCACCTGCAGGTCGAACTCGACGTACACCAGGCGATCCGCGCCGGCCTGGCGCGCTGCGAGAAAGGCGACGTGCTGCTGTTCGGCTGCGGCTCGGACATCAGCGAACTGCTGGAGGCGATCAGGCCGCAGAAGCCGGAGGTGGCGAAGCGGATCGAGACGGAAGCCGCCTAA